Proteins encoded together in one Chitinophaga lutea window:
- a CDS encoding alkene reductase: MLFSPYQMGIHTLRNRIVMPPMTRSRAATGDVATDLMARYYSQRATAGLIITEGTQISRQGQGYAWTPGIYTPDQVKGWKKVTAAVHDKGGKIFAQLWHVGRVSHTSLQRNGEAPVAPSAILAEGVKVFVDPDGKGPDGGAGQMLQHSMPRELTVPEIHSIIRDYARAAENAMQAGFDGVELHGANGYLIEQFLDSQTNRRTDEYGGTLEKRLRFLREAVSAVADAIGKEKVGVRQAPLTTLMGAVDDHPEETYIAAAQLLNRIGIAYIHIAEADWDNAPVMPAAFKEAYREAFDGTLIYAGKYTRERAEEAVQKGWADLVAFGRPFIANPDLPYRLEHNLALNEPDRAHFFGGTQTGYTDYPTYQKASTLNA; this comes from the coding sequence ATGCTTTTCTCACCCTATCAAATGGGCATTCATACTTTACGGAACAGGATAGTAATGCCCCCCATGACCCGCTCCAGGGCAGCCACAGGCGATGTGGCGACGGACCTGATGGCCAGGTATTACAGCCAGCGGGCGACTGCCGGCCTCATCATCACGGAAGGCACACAAATCAGCCGCCAGGGACAGGGATATGCCTGGACGCCGGGCATCTATACGCCGGACCAGGTGAAAGGCTGGAAGAAGGTGACGGCTGCCGTACACGATAAAGGAGGGAAGATTTTCGCGCAGCTCTGGCATGTGGGGCGCGTGTCGCACACCAGTCTCCAGCGGAACGGCGAGGCACCCGTAGCTCCGTCCGCCATACTCGCGGAAGGCGTCAAAGTATTCGTGGACCCGGACGGCAAAGGCCCGGACGGTGGGGCGGGACAAATGCTCCAGCACTCCATGCCGCGTGAGCTGACTGTCCCTGAAATCCATAGTATTATCCGCGATTATGCCCGCGCCGCTGAAAATGCGATGCAGGCGGGCTTCGACGGGGTGGAGCTGCACGGCGCCAACGGGTACCTCATCGAGCAGTTCCTCGACTCACAAACCAACCGCAGGACCGACGAATACGGCGGTACGCTGGAAAAACGGCTGCGTTTTCTCCGCGAAGCGGTGTCGGCCGTAGCAGACGCCATCGGCAAAGAGAAAGTGGGCGTGCGCCAGGCGCCGCTGACCACGCTGATGGGCGCGGTAGACGATCATCCGGAAGAAACCTATATCGCGGCGGCGCAATTACTCAATCGCATCGGTATCGCCTACATCCATATCGCGGAAGCAGATTGGGACAACGCACCGGTGATGCCGGCGGCTTTCAAGGAGGCTTACCGCGAGGCGTTCGACGGCACGCTGATTTACGCCGGCAAATACACGCGCGAACGGGCGGAAGAGGCCGTTCAGAAAGGCTGGGCAGACCTGGTGGCTTTCGGGCGGCCATTTATAGCCAACCCCGATCTGCCGTACCGCCTGGAGCATAACCTGGCACTCAACGAACCCGACAGGGCCCATTTTTTCGGTGGCACCCAAACCGGCTACACCGATTATCCCACTTACCAGAAAGCATCAACACTGAACGCATAA
- a CDS encoding DUF5689 domain-containing protein: MKKSAIYLFLLPALVFFWGCAKLDTYPGGDVAPYIALFDIRNMYKGKDVVLTKENMFGSDKIAVTVISDFRAGNMVPGLLIVQDRRRLNILRGIAIATEEAANYVAGDSLVIKVEGATLKKVNGMLQITGVKKDDIKKAASNITFPLNRVTTAQLVANPQIYESTLLVVVKGGFDPLPQPGDVLSGNKVLNDGFDYIKVHTEAGASFANTQLPVLANVYGIAFYTEGADGKAVPELRMRSAADMVALSSTIEVSPILITGFLADPTIITDGGYEYMQFMATKDIDFAVTPFSIVTSNNANAATPTGFLPNGWATGGVRSYKMNLTSGKVTKGSIFYVGGTRKMINGDASTSIAEANWIKAFDYVALNGEGFGTKTSNLLANSGNASGIAVFTGTTVTGTSRPVDVIWVGTGGSLYAAGPPAIGYRITNTDWYDLKNPITQEDQPFYRSGTNTLNLGYSTEGQWYMLGGEYNVSLGRWTKLRAQNNKMLTKTSALTEIEGEGTTKLKLP; this comes from the coding sequence ATGAAAAAATCAGCAATATACCTGTTCCTGCTGCCCGCCCTGGTCTTCTTCTGGGGATGCGCCAAACTGGATACATACCCCGGCGGCGATGTCGCCCCGTATATCGCGTTATTCGATATCCGGAATATGTACAAGGGGAAAGATGTGGTTCTGACCAAAGAAAACATGTTCGGTTCCGACAAAATTGCCGTGACCGTGATCTCCGATTTCAGAGCCGGCAACATGGTGCCCGGCCTGCTGATCGTGCAGGACCGCCGCCGGCTCAATATCCTGCGTGGTATCGCCATTGCGACGGAAGAAGCCGCCAATTATGTGGCCGGTGACTCGCTGGTCATAAAGGTGGAAGGCGCCACGCTGAAAAAAGTAAACGGCATGCTGCAAATCACCGGTGTCAAGAAAGACGACATTAAAAAGGCGGCCAGCAATATCACTTTCCCGCTGAACCGCGTCACTACCGCCCAACTGGTGGCCAACCCGCAAATTTATGAGAGCACCCTGCTCGTGGTGGTGAAAGGCGGGTTTGATCCGTTACCGCAGCCGGGCGACGTGTTAAGCGGCAACAAAGTGCTCAACGACGGTTTTGATTATATTAAAGTGCATACCGAAGCCGGCGCTTCGTTTGCCAATACCCAGCTGCCGGTGCTGGCCAACGTATACGGTATCGCTTTTTATACCGAAGGGGCAGACGGTAAGGCGGTGCCTGAATTACGCATGCGCAGCGCAGCAGATATGGTGGCGCTCAGCTCTACCATTGAGGTATCTCCCATCCTGATCACCGGTTTCCTGGCGGATCCCACCATCATCACCGACGGTGGTTATGAGTACATGCAGTTCATGGCAACCAAAGATATTGATTTCGCCGTAACGCCGTTTTCCATCGTTACCTCCAACAACGCCAACGCGGCCACGCCTACCGGCTTCCTCCCCAACGGATGGGCCACCGGCGGTGTGCGCAGCTATAAAATGAACCTGACCAGTGGCAAAGTGACGAAGGGGTCCATCTTTTATGTAGGCGGCACCCGTAAAATGATCAATGGAGACGCTTCCACGAGCATTGCCGAAGCCAACTGGATAAAGGCATTTGATTACGTAGCGTTGAATGGCGAAGGTTTTGGCACCAAAACCAGCAACCTGCTCGCAAACAGCGGCAACGCATCCGGCATCGCGGTATTTACAGGCACAACGGTAACCGGTACGTCGCGCCCGGTAGACGTGATCTGGGTAGGAACGGGCGGAAGTTTGTATGCTGCCGGCCCTCCGGCCATCGGTTATCGCATTACCAATACAGACTGGTACGATCTGAAGAATCCCATCACGCAGGAAGATCAGCCGTTTTACAGAAGCGGCACCAACACGCTCAACCTTGGATACTCGACGGAAGGGCAATGGTACATGCTCGGCGGTGAATACAATGTATCGCTCGGCAGGTGGACCAAACTGCGGGCGCAGAACAATAAGATGCTCACTAAAACGTCCGCACTGACGGAGATCGAAGGAGAGGGTACTACTAAACTGAAATTGCCATAA
- a CDS encoding SusC/RagA family TonB-linked outer membrane protein produces the protein MKHFFLLITGLQLCALGTALGKPAERHPAILQPANTTKERILQPAARADSAVVVRGKVTDEKGEPLIGVTIRQKGSNRGTASDKDGNFQLTLSGPGSVLVFSFLGYLPREITVQQTQRLNVQMLPDSKMLQQVEITTALGIKRDEKALGYSAPVINGEQLTEALPSNWSDALSGKVAGVNLVRSGSGPTASNKIILRGENNLTGDNEALIVVDGVVVNQGSGRRSAISGESAYGTGSDNMPADYGSGLNDINPEDIESLTILKGPSAAALYGQRGANGAIIITTKSGSSKRKGLGVTINSNASREEVNRWPDLQFEYGQGTDGAPYYSYGASADGGSTSGTSSAYGPRFDGQQFFQYDPVTQKQGAERTPWVPYVNGANKFFGPGETYTNSVSVDGGTDKTTARFSVTNVNNTWIIPNTGYKRNTVAMAVNSKINDKLTISSKINYTNKQSDNLPGAGYGNQSIMYWYIFWQPNASLDWLRNYWQLGQENLKLSYPYSTFPENPFAVAYEFINSTNRHGVTGNIQASYNFTKELSLQVRTSMDFSYDQRAQSRPFDAGAKFQKGSYRTQNIFSQEASSDFLLRYSKKINKDFDISATAGGSLLRNSYNRDEVRADSLTYPGVYSMSNNAGPLVSMPWKSKYAVNSFYGLISGAYKGYLFLDVTARQDWNSVLATPSRTTNAGFFYPSAAMSFVASDAFRLPNSISFAKLRFSVASVGSGGTIPYLTSYSYPTAGSLYNGGLRLPSTLANPDLKPLRTITYEAGTAIKMYKNRVGIDLTVYTANTKDQILQRIIDRSSGYGRAYINAGVVSNRGIEVTLNGSPVKNKNGFSWNTNVVYSANRNRIKELVDSFVVLQTGPVAGGQIVATVGGSMGDLYGRGYQRAPDGQVIYDAQTGWAKLTEDVIYLGNTIPKWKLGWSNEFAYKQWRLNILFDGQFGAVGHSLTHYKLSEQGKLTKTLPGRYNGIIGKGVIMGTDGKYRPNDVIATDIDEYYRSHFGQDNAEGSTFSTDFIKFREARLDYTLSPKLAKKLRLQRLNVGVYGRNLFMWTDWPVFDPEFGTLNGTDIVQGFEIGQFPSTRTLGVNLTVGF, from the coding sequence ATGAAACATTTTTTCCTACTTATCACCGGCCTCCAATTGTGTGCCCTTGGCACCGCATTGGGTAAGCCTGCAGAAAGGCACCCAGCCATTTTACAACCAGCAAACACAACTAAAGAACGTATCCTGCAACCCGCCGCCCGCGCCGACTCCGCGGTAGTGGTGCGGGGGAAGGTGACTGACGAAAAGGGGGAACCTTTGATTGGTGTTACCATCCGGCAGAAGGGCAGCAACCGGGGCACCGCCAGTGATAAAGACGGGAATTTCCAGCTTACGCTTTCCGGTCCCGGCAGCGTACTCGTATTTTCTTTCCTCGGTTATTTGCCGCGTGAAATCACCGTTCAGCAAACGCAACGCCTCAACGTACAGATGCTGCCCGACTCTAAAATGCTGCAACAGGTGGAAATCACCACCGCGCTCGGTATCAAGCGCGACGAAAAAGCGCTGGGTTATTCGGCGCCGGTGATCAACGGTGAGCAGCTCACTGAAGCGCTGCCCTCCAACTGGTCGGACGCATTGTCCGGTAAAGTGGCCGGTGTGAATCTCGTGCGCTCCGGCAGCGGCCCCACCGCATCAAACAAAATCATTCTCCGTGGGGAAAATAATCTCACCGGCGACAATGAGGCGCTGATTGTGGTAGACGGTGTGGTGGTGAACCAGGGTAGCGGCCGCCGCAGCGCCATCAGCGGTGAATCTGCCTACGGCACCGGCAGCGATAACATGCCGGCGGATTACGGCAGCGGGCTCAATGATATCAACCCGGAAGACATTGAATCGCTCACCATCCTGAAAGGGCCCAGCGCGGCAGCATTGTACGGCCAGCGCGGCGCTAACGGCGCGATCATCATCACCACCAAATCCGGCAGTTCCAAAAGAAAAGGCCTCGGCGTAACGATCAACTCCAACGCATCGCGGGAAGAAGTGAACCGCTGGCCCGACCTGCAATTTGAATACGGACAGGGCACCGATGGGGCTCCCTACTACTCATACGGCGCCAGTGCCGACGGGGGCAGCACCAGCGGCACCAGCTCCGCCTACGGCCCGCGTTTCGACGGCCAGCAGTTTTTCCAGTACGACCCCGTTACGCAAAAACAGGGTGCGGAAAGAACGCCATGGGTACCGTATGTGAATGGGGCGAATAAATTCTTCGGACCGGGAGAAACCTACACCAATTCCGTGAGCGTGGACGGCGGCACCGATAAAACGACGGCCCGCTTCTCCGTAACGAACGTGAACAATACCTGGATCATCCCGAATACCGGCTATAAACGGAATACGGTTGCAATGGCGGTGAATTCGAAGATCAACGACAAACTCACGATTTCTTCCAAAATAAACTATACTAACAAACAAAGCGATAACCTACCGGGTGCGGGATACGGCAACCAGTCCATTATGTACTGGTACATATTCTGGCAGCCGAATGCAAGCCTCGACTGGCTGCGCAATTACTGGCAGCTTGGCCAGGAGAACCTGAAGCTCAGCTACCCGTACAGCACTTTCCCGGAAAACCCGTTTGCGGTGGCGTATGAGTTTATCAACAGCACCAACCGTCATGGCGTTACCGGTAACATCCAGGCTTCTTATAATTTCACCAAAGAACTGAGCCTGCAGGTGCGCACCTCGATGGACTTCTCTTATGACCAGCGCGCGCAAAGCCGTCCGTTCGACGCCGGTGCGAAGTTCCAGAAAGGCAGCTACCGCACGCAGAACATCTTTTCACAGGAAGCCAGTTCAGACTTCCTGCTGCGCTATAGCAAAAAGATCAACAAGGATTTCGATATCTCGGCCACTGCCGGCGGCAGTCTGCTGCGGAACTCCTACAACCGGGATGAGGTGCGGGCCGACTCGCTCACTTACCCCGGCGTATATTCCATGTCTAACAACGCCGGTCCGCTGGTGTCCATGCCCTGGAAAAGTAAATATGCCGTTAACAGTTTCTACGGTCTGATTTCCGGAGCGTATAAAGGGTATCTCTTTTTGGATGTGACCGCCCGCCAGGACTGGAACAGTGTGCTGGCCACACCGTCCCGCACCACCAACGCCGGTTTCTTCTATCCGTCGGCTGCCATGAGTTTCGTTGCTTCCGATGCATTCAGGCTGCCGAATTCCATCAGTTTCGCCAAGCTGCGCTTCTCCGTGGCAAGCGTGGGCAGCGGCGGTACCATTCCTTACCTCACCTCGTACAGCTATCCCACTGCCGGCAGCCTGTATAATGGCGGTCTGCGTTTGCCTTCCACCCTGGCCAACCCCGACCTGAAACCGCTGCGTACCATTACCTACGAAGCGGGTACAGCTATCAAGATGTATAAAAACCGAGTGGGCATCGACCTGACCGTATACACCGCCAATACAAAAGACCAGATCCTCCAGCGCATCATCGACCGTTCGTCCGGTTACGGCCGGGCTTACATCAACGCAGGTGTTGTAAGCAACAGGGGCATCGAGGTAACCCTCAACGGCTCGCCGGTGAAGAACAAAAACGGTTTCAGCTGGAATACCAACGTTGTTTATTCCGCGAACCGCAACCGCATCAAAGAACTGGTAGACAGCTTTGTAGTGTTGCAGACGGGCCCTGTAGCCGGCGGCCAGATCGTGGCCACCGTAGGCGGCAGCATGGGCGACCTTTATGGCAGGGGCTACCAGCGCGCGCCGGACGGCCAGGTGATTTACGATGCACAAACCGGCTGGGCCAAACTGACCGAAGACGTGATCTATCTCGGCAATACCATTCCCAAATGGAAGCTCGGCTGGAGCAACGAGTTCGCCTACAAACAATGGCGTCTCAATATCCTGTTCGACGGCCAGTTTGGTGCCGTTGGCCATTCCCTGACACATTATAAACTGTCCGAACAGGGCAAGCTCACCAAAACGCTGCCCGGCAGGTACAACGGTATCATCGGCAAGGGCGTGATTATGGGCACAGACGGTAAATACCGCCCCAATGATGTCATTGCTACAGACATTGACGAGTACTACCGTTCGCACTTCGGTCAGGACAATGCGGAAGGCAGCACCTTCAGCACCGACTTCATCAAGTTCCGTGAAGCGCGCCTCGATTACACGCTGAGCCCCAAGCTTGCCAAAAAATTGCGCCTGCAGCGGCTCAACGTTGGTGTGTACGGACGTAACCTCTTTATGTGGACGGACTGGCCGGTATTTGATCCGGAATTCGGTACCCTCAACGGCACCGACATCGTACAGGGTTTCGAGATCGGGCAGTTCCCTTCTACCCGTACACTGGGCGTTAACTTAACTGTTGGATTCTAA
- a CDS encoding Gfo/Idh/MocA family protein — translation MEKHVSFSRRKFITAGGILLSGAALGLPSILRGASRAAKVRIGLIGTGSRGTGLATLLKQIPAVELAACCDPIPAHLAKGMEQAAPNAKSYDNYKALLDNKDLDAVIIATPLYTHFEIASAALDAGKHVYLEKSMTYDIPQSLALLKKVKDSKLVFQVGFQYRYYDLYKRVKQAIDEQWLGTITGFECQYHQNSNWRRPNNDPAMERKINWRMYREYCGGPLSELCAHQIDMVHYFLGTHPVSVVGTGGINFWKDGRDTYDSIRTVYEYPGGVQASVSSMLSNAYRDYNIRILGTRATIDISRTKALIYPEPRTVKRETIDGVTNATVKVPVAGEELVYRAPGEANPEPTIYALTDFAACIRDGKKPASSAATAHMASVAIIMGNTAADTHQQQVWKPEYNG, via the coding sequence ATGGAAAAACACGTCTCTTTTTCACGCAGAAAATTTATTACGGCAGGCGGTATCCTCTTGTCAGGCGCCGCTTTGGGGCTTCCTTCGATACTCCGTGGCGCGTCGCGGGCCGCGAAGGTCCGCATCGGCCTGATCGGCACCGGTTCCAGGGGCACGGGGCTGGCCACTTTGCTGAAGCAGATACCGGCAGTGGAGCTGGCGGCGTGTTGTGATCCCATCCCGGCCCACCTTGCCAAAGGCATGGAACAGGCTGCGCCCAATGCAAAGTCGTACGACAACTACAAAGCGCTGCTCGACAACAAAGACCTTGATGCGGTGATCATCGCCACGCCGCTGTATACGCATTTCGAAATTGCCAGCGCCGCGCTCGACGCAGGGAAACATGTATACCTCGAAAAATCCATGACCTACGATATTCCACAATCGCTCGCGCTGCTGAAAAAAGTGAAAGACAGCAAACTGGTGTTCCAGGTGGGTTTCCAGTACCGGTATTATGATCTGTATAAACGCGTGAAACAGGCGATCGACGAACAGTGGCTCGGCACCATCACGGGCTTTGAATGCCAGTATCACCAGAATTCCAACTGGCGGCGGCCGAACAATGATCCGGCCATGGAGCGGAAGATCAACTGGAGAATGTACCGGGAGTATTGCGGAGGGCCGTTGTCCGAACTGTGTGCGCACCAGATCGATATGGTGCATTATTTCCTCGGCACGCACCCTGTGAGCGTGGTGGGCACCGGTGGCATCAATTTCTGGAAAGACGGCCGCGACACCTACGACAGCATCCGCACGGTCTACGAATATCCCGGCGGGGTGCAGGCCAGTGTATCATCCATGCTGTCCAACGCCTATCGCGATTACAACATCCGCATCCTCGGCACGAGAGCCACCATAGATATTTCCCGCACCAAAGCACTGATTTACCCTGAACCCAGGACCGTCAAACGGGAAACGATCGACGGGGTGACCAACGCTACCGTGAAAGTGCCGGTGGCGGGGGAGGAGCTGGTATACCGGGCGCCTGGAGAGGCCAATCCCGAGCCGACCATCTATGCCCTGACCGATTTTGCCGCCTGCATCCGCGACGGGAAAAAGCCCGCATCCAGCGCGGCTACCGCGCATATGGCGTCCGTGGCCATCATTATGGGCAATACTGCGGCGGATACGCACCAACAGCAGGTCTGGAAACCCGAGTATAACGGCTGA
- a CDS encoding LysR family transcriptional regulator produces MLLNLEWLRTFKAIYEHGTLTGAAQALYVSQPGVSLHLNSLEAFTGYKLFDRSAKKMVPTERGKVLYNFVLEPMTKLESAEQLFHRSTIADRATISIGMCFETFQFTLEEHVSTLPFNAIIKFGEYKQMIHDLDKGLLDLIITPQRSDDSNLEYKAFARERIVLVCGSKTDTKGLLPLLKKNKLAEAQEWLKQQIWYSTAADMEHLRKFWQVNFRHHIDFKPNYIVPNISSIVRCLSGGEGFSVVPDFLCRAEIEAGGLKLAWEGNNVLENTLHFGTRKKTIYANEINLVKEIFMKKMV; encoded by the coding sequence ATGTTACTGAACCTGGAGTGGCTCCGCACTTTTAAAGCGATTTATGAACACGGCACCCTTACCGGCGCGGCACAGGCGCTGTATGTGTCCCAACCCGGGGTAAGCCTTCACCTCAATTCGCTGGAAGCGTTCACGGGATATAAACTGTTCGACCGCTCGGCAAAAAAAATGGTGCCGACGGAACGGGGAAAAGTGCTTTATAATTTTGTGCTGGAGCCCATGACGAAACTGGAGTCAGCGGAGCAGCTGTTTCACAGAAGCACGATAGCCGACCGGGCAACGATCAGTATCGGGATGTGTTTCGAAACATTCCAGTTCACGCTGGAAGAGCACGTGTCTACCCTCCCGTTCAATGCCATCATCAAATTCGGTGAGTACAAACAGATGATCCATGATCTGGACAAAGGGTTGCTCGATCTCATCATCACCCCGCAACGGAGCGACGATTCCAATCTTGAATACAAGGCCTTTGCGCGGGAACGCATCGTGCTGGTATGCGGCTCAAAAACGGATACTAAAGGGTTGCTCCCGCTGCTGAAAAAAAACAAACTGGCGGAAGCGCAGGAGTGGCTGAAGCAACAGATCTGGTATAGTACGGCGGCCGATATGGAACATCTAAGAAAATTCTGGCAGGTGAATTTCCGTCATCATATCGACTTCAAACCGAACTACATCGTACCCAACATCAGCTCCATCGTACGCTGCCTGAGCGGCGGCGAAGGTTTTTCCGTGGTGCCTGATTTCCTGTGCCGGGCCGAAATCGAAGCAGGCGGCCTGAAACTGGCATGGGAAGGAAACAACGTACTGGAGAACACGCTACATTTCGGCACGCGCAAAAAGACTATTTATGCCAACGAGATCAACCTCGTGAAAGAGATTTTTATGAAAAAGATGGTGTAA
- a CDS encoding SusD/RagB family nutrient-binding outer membrane lipoprotein produces MKKIIYKITVVVLVLGILLPSCTKDFTKTNTDPNNSPEATPAQLMAPALVNVLTANLLRNRNFNNELMQVTVDISDADGKVFRYDYRATWSDYLYNAWYAELSNFKDMYRIAGEPLTKTPTYQAVSLICQSWVYSLLTDTYGDVPYFKSNLAKDSAIVEPPFDAQKEIYLDIFKKLEEANTILATVNTTTYPMKADSDPVFSGDIAKWRRFGNSLYLRLLMRISGKAEVAQQCIDKIKQIATTTAYPLISKIEESAILRWTGAGPYVSPLMGVREQDFRAPGIAEFFINNLTTWNDPRIDIPTWGNNSFNRWRIAPYSGAYLGVPSGYVPGETPVKKSYFYSTTSAFNLMTEAQTGMILTYAEVQLILAEAAAKGWITGTASTYYNNGAQASIKQWLPNWTVDIVTYLAAADMDWSESFTLDQKMELIHLQKYYALFLTDLQQWFEYRRTGHPILPKGAGLRNNGVMPARMTYPVYVQSTNATHYRQAIAVQGPDVISTQVWWQKP; encoded by the coding sequence ATGAAGAAGATCATATATAAAATCACGGTTGTTGTTTTGGTGCTGGGCATTTTATTGCCTTCGTGCACCAAGGATTTCACGAAAACCAACACCGACCCGAACAACTCGCCAGAGGCAACGCCCGCCCAATTGATGGCGCCGGCGCTGGTGAACGTGCTCACCGCCAACCTGCTGCGTAACCGGAACTTTAACAATGAACTGATGCAGGTGACGGTAGATATCAGCGATGCGGACGGCAAAGTGTTCCGCTACGATTACCGCGCCACCTGGTCCGATTACCTGTACAATGCCTGGTATGCGGAACTGAGCAACTTCAAGGATATGTACCGGATTGCTGGCGAGCCGCTGACGAAAACGCCCACCTACCAGGCGGTTTCATTGATCTGTCAGTCGTGGGTATATTCCCTGCTCACGGATACCTATGGAGATGTACCTTACTTCAAATCGAACCTCGCCAAAGATTCCGCCATCGTGGAACCGCCTTTCGATGCGCAAAAGGAGATTTACCTGGATATTTTCAAAAAACTCGAAGAAGCCAACACGATTCTTGCGACGGTAAATACAACTACCTACCCGATGAAAGCAGACAGCGATCCTGTATTTTCCGGTGATATCGCCAAATGGCGCAGATTCGGCAACTCCCTGTACCTGCGTTTGCTGATGAGAATTTCCGGGAAAGCAGAGGTAGCGCAGCAGTGTATCGACAAAATCAAACAGATCGCTACGACCACCGCCTATCCGCTTATCTCTAAAATAGAAGAGTCGGCCATACTGCGCTGGACAGGTGCGGGCCCTTACGTTTCTCCTTTGATGGGCGTGCGGGAGCAGGACTTCAGGGCGCCCGGCATTGCAGAGTTTTTCATCAACAACCTCACTACCTGGAACGATCCCCGTATCGATATTCCTACCTGGGGCAACAACTCCTTTAACAGGTGGCGTATCGCGCCTTATTCAGGGGCCTATCTCGGCGTGCCCAGTGGATATGTGCCGGGAGAAACACCGGTCAAAAAATCTTATTTCTATTCCACCACGTCCGCTTTTAACCTGATGACCGAAGCGCAGACAGGCATGATCCTGACTTATGCGGAAGTGCAGTTGATCCTCGCGGAGGCAGCTGCCAAAGGATGGATTACCGGAACTGCCAGTACTTATTACAATAACGGTGCGCAGGCCAGTATCAAACAGTGGTTGCCCAACTGGACGGTAGACATTGTAACATATCTCGCAGCCGCCGATATGGACTGGTCGGAAAGTTTTACGCTGGACCAGAAGATGGAATTGATTCATCTGCAGAAATACTATGCGCTGTTTTTAACAGACTTGCAGCAATGGTTTGAATACCGCCGCACCGGGCACCCGATTCTGCCGAAAGGCGCCGGCCTTCGTAACAACGGAGTGATGCCTGCCCGTATGACCTATCCGGTGTATGTACAGTCGACCAACGCCACCCACTACCGGCAGGCAATAGCTGTCCAGGGCCCGGATGTGATTTCAACACAGGTATGGTGGCAAAAACCATAA